A single window of Candidatus Methanomethylicota archaeon DNA harbors:
- a CDS encoding ribose-phosphate pyrophosphokinase: protein MIIVYESFSENLAKAIGKEGNFKIVGILNRFFPDGEQYVRILEDVEGDVLLIHSLWPNPDKQIIEYFLIIDALKGLRCKSINVLIPYLPYLRQDKRFKPGEPISARVIYSLIESVGIDRIITIDPHLHRIKNLSEIFKIECITLSAFPLMAEYYKNKFGNDVIVIGPDIESEQYVKIVSKILSTSYFIFEKERLGDRDVLIKGDFPIKNKVALIVDDIVSTGTTLANIVQFLLNNGALRVDALVSHALLIGDAFEKLKKAGLNNLITTDTVPNPLPKISIAPLISNFIKNKFKNL from the coding sequence TTGATAATAGTTTATGAATCATTTTCAGAGAATTTGGCTAAAGCTATTGGTAAAGAAGGAAATTTTAAAATTGTAGGTATTTTAAATCGTTTTTTTCCTGATGGAGAACAATATGTAAGGATTTTAGAAGATGTGGAAGGAGATGTTTTATTAATTCATTCATTATGGCCTAATCCTGATAAACAAATTATTGAATATTTTTTAATTATAGATGCTTTAAAAGGATTAAGATGTAAATCTATAAATGTATTAATACCATACTTACCATATTTACGCCAAGATAAGCGATTTAAACCAGGTGAGCCAATTAGTGCAAGAGTAATATATTCATTAATAGAGAGTGTGGGAATAGATAGGATAATAACAATTGATCCTCATCTTCATAGAATTAAAAATCTTTCAGAAATATTTAAAATAGAATGTATTACTTTATCTGCATTTCCTTTAATGGCTGAATATTATAAAAATAAATTTGGAAATGATGTTATAGTAATTGGTCCAGATATAGAATCAGAGCAATATGTTAAAATTGTTTCAAAAATTCTTTCTACTTCTTATTTTATATTTGAAAAAGAGAGATTAGGTGATAGAGATGTTTTAATAAAAGGAGATTTTCCTATAAAGAACAAAGTAGCATTAATTGTAGATGATATAGTAAGTACAGGAACTACTCTTGCAAATATTGTTCAATTTTTATTAAACAATGGAGCTTTAAGAGTAGATGCATTAGTGTCTCATGCTCTTCTTATTGGAGATGCTTTTGAAAAATTAAAGAAAGCTGGTTTAAATAATTTAATAACTACAGATACAGTACCAAATCCTCTTCCAAAGATTTCCATAGCACCATTGATATCTAATTTTATAAAAAATAAATTCAAGAATTTATAA